One window of the Tissierellales bacterium genome contains the following:
- a CDS encoding helix-turn-helix domain-containing protein: MSYISIKEASEKWGISDSRIRLLCREGRIEGAIKIGRNWQFLSMQ, from the coding sequence ATGTCTTATATAAGCATAAAAGAGGCAAGTGAAAAATGGGGAATAAGTGATAGTAGAATACGACTGTTATGTCGTGAAGGTAGAATAGAGGGAGCGATTAAGATAGGCAGGAATTGGCAATTCCTTTCGATGCAGTAA
- the ugpC gene encoding sn-glycerol-3-phosphate ABC transporter ATP-binding protein UgpC, with protein sequence MGSITLKSLNKIYPGGVKAVKDFSLEIQDKEFMVLVGPSGCGKSTVLRMIAGLEEITSGDLYINDQLVNGIAPKDRDIAMVFQNYALYPHMTVYKNLAFALSLRKLPKEEIDVRVRKTAKILELEELLERKPKALSGGQRQRVALGRAMVRDPQAFLLDEPLSNLDAKLRASTRTEIIKLHNQLETTFVYVTHDQVEAMTMADRIVVMKDGKIHQVGNPQELYERPYNIFVAGFIGTPQMNFIDVTLNKEDSKYYIQIDETKMYISEERFGKTLLEEYVGRNLVLGIRAEDVIESRNERKDALKAKIEVQEHMGSEVLVYIDYKGQKIVSKISSDLDSSLRSEKNVAIRFKTEKIQLFDKDTEVSLLALKKEINKVEIS encoded by the coding sequence ATGGGAAGCATTACTCTAAAAAGTTTAAACAAAATTTATCCTGGTGGTGTGAAAGCTGTAAAGGATTTCAGCCTAGAGATTCAGGATAAAGAATTTATGGTGCTTGTAGGACCATCAGGATGTGGTAAGTCTACAGTTTTAAGGATGATTGCAGGTCTTGAAGAAATCACCTCTGGAGATTTATATATAAATGATCAATTGGTTAATGGTATAGCTCCTAAGGATAGAGATATAGCTATGGTTTTTCAAAATTATGCACTATATCCACATATGACCGTATATAAAAACTTAGCTTTTGCTCTTTCATTGAGGAAGCTGCCAAAAGAAGAGATAGATGTTAGGGTCCGTAAGACTGCAAAAATACTTGAACTTGAAGAATTATTGGAGAGAAAACCAAAAGCTTTATCAGGAGGTCAAAGACAAAGAGTGGCTTTAGGTCGTGCTATGGTTCGTGATCCACAAGCCTTTTTATTAGATGAACCCCTATCTAATTTGGATGCAAAATTAAGAGCATCTACAAGGACTGAAATAATAAAATTACACAATCAATTAGAGACTACATTTGTTTATGTAACCCATGATCAGGTGGAAGCAATGACTATGGCAGACAGAATTGTAGTAATGAAAGATGGTAAAATTCATCAAGTAGGAAATCCCCAAGAGCTATATGAAAGACCATATAATATATTTGTAGCTGGATTCATAGGGACACCACAAATGAATTTTATTGATGTGACATTAAATAAAGAGGATTCTAAGTATTATATTCAAATAGATGAAACAAAAATGTATATTAGTGAAGAAAGATTTGGGAAAACATTATTAGAGGAATATGTGGGACGGAATCTTGTATTAGGCATTAGGGCAGAGGATGTTATAGAATCTAGAAATGAGAGAAAAGATGCTCTTAAAGCTAAAATTGAGGTACAAGAGCATATGGGGTCTGAAGTATTAGTATATATAGATTATAAAGGACAAAAAATAGTTTCAAAGATTAGCTCAGATTTGGATTCTTCCCTGAGAAGTGAGAAAAATGTGGCCATAAGATTTAAGACAGAAAAGATTCAGTTGTTTGACAAAGATACAGAAGTATCCCTATTAGCTTTAAAGAAAGAAATTAATAAAGTTGAAATTAGTTAA
- a CDS encoding vWA domain-containing protein, giving the protein MFDEQALIEESKRHCEEFLQKQQRSLATFTKDSSLRYISDEKLERFRLEYSKGILYLPLSRFLDKNLDENQIMWHIYYELALYPDWRKQTRMYLNREKYWQKEIDSMTNYILNRIKKEGLEKDSAYEPKIILNYVKKEVLDLLYSLDSYISFLRVLELCPIYRDKENFEKIISYMKEIGETVEGISDMPKHRAFINSFLIIELYKTEPEFEEGAENPFHRKVFNESFFDFVRYQLIRQINHEQGILERDPFIQSFIFPIFKDLWEQEINEMIFYKSKEGKEKSIEAEDNPFKQDDIEEVQESLESTYEEIERILEEMLELQDQRVSSIENMMNNKMDLECYGISQGDQQLFQFYSNKMKKEREEMRQFWKKLIGDAKKEISVKKDHEVKGKLDINNLINFYPNFIEAEKKKNYKNLPIFNRYLLESQKNILPEKIEISFVIDNSGSMDSRKIEAARKALAVTLLSIDDFNKYLKINAEQLNQKIEVLSETWFFGGKYYTVKEFNYKNLQEKEKSEIIHSVVRLDGTDGATDDGSCLKEISNRITPKQERELKKGNQIKIVFQVTDGASNFPGSAKKAVGELLSKNVEAYGFQIGKDNQVNKKIFNFVWNEGYKEPHGVIIGEEVEKLPRELLKTVGKNMKSIFNN; this is encoded by the coding sequence ATGTTTGATGAACAAGCTTTAATTGAGGAATCTAAAAGACATTGCGAAGAATTTTTACAAAAACAACAACGTTCACTGGCTACATTTACAAAAGATTCTAGTCTAAGATATATTTCTGATGAAAAGTTAGAGAGATTTAGATTGGAGTATTCCAAAGGAATTTTATATTTGCCTTTGTCTAGATTTTTAGATAAAAATCTAGACGAAAATCAAATAATGTGGCATATCTATTATGAGTTAGCCTTATACCCTGATTGGAGAAAACAAACTAGAATGTATTTAAATAGGGAAAAATATTGGCAGAAAGAAATTGACAGTATGACAAATTATATTCTAAATAGAATAAAAAAAGAGGGACTAGAAAAAGATTCTGCATATGAGCCTAAGATTATTTTAAATTATGTAAAAAAAGAAGTTCTTGATTTATTATATTCTTTGGATAGTTATATTTCTTTTTTAAGGGTTTTAGAGTTATGTCCCATATATAGGGATAAGGAAAACTTTGAAAAAATTATTTCTTATATGAAAGAAATAGGTGAGACTGTTGAAGGAATTTCAGATATGCCTAAACATAGGGCTTTTATAAACAGCTTTTTAATTATTGAATTATATAAAACTGAACCTGAATTTGAAGAAGGTGCTGAGAATCCATTTCATAGGAAAGTTTTCAATGAATCTTTCTTTGACTTTGTTCGTTATCAGTTAATTAGACAGATAAATCATGAACAAGGAATTCTGGAAAGAGACCCATTTATTCAATCTTTTATATTTCCAATTTTTAAGGACTTATGGGAACAGGAAATTAATGAAATGATATTTTATAAATCAAAGGAAGGTAAAGAGAAAAGTATAGAAGCAGAGGATAATCCTTTTAAACAAGATGATATAGAAGAAGTACAAGAATCTCTAGAATCTACTTATGAAGAAATAGAAAGGATTTTAGAGGAAATGTTAGAACTTCAAGACCAAAGGGTTTCCAGTATAGAAAACATGATGAATAATAAAATGGATTTAGAATGTTATGGAATTAGCCAAGGAGATCAACAATTATTTCAATTTTATTCAAATAAGATGAAAAAAGAAAGAGAAGAAATGCGTCAATTTTGGAAAAAGTTAATAGGAGATGCTAAGAAAGAAATAAGTGTAAAAAAGGACCATGAAGTAAAGGGTAAACTGGATATAAATAATCTGATTAATTTTTATCCAAACTTTATTGAAGCAGAGAAAAAGAAAAACTATAAAAATCTTCCAATTTTTAATAGATACCTTTTAGAATCTCAAAAAAATATATTGCCTGAAAAAATAGAGATTTCCTTTGTTATAGATAATTCAGGCTCAATGGATTCTAGGAAAATTGAGGCAGCAAGGAAGGCTTTAGCAGTAACACTATTATCAATAGATGATTTCAATAAATATTTAAAAATTAATGCAGAACAGTTGAACCAGAAAATTGAAGTTTTAAGTGAAACTTGGTTTTTTGGGGGCAAATATTATACCGTTAAAGAATTTAATTATAAAAACCTACAGGAAAAGGAAAAAAGTGAAATAATTCATTCTGTTGTAAGATTAGATGGAACAGATGGAGCAACTGATGATGGAAGTTGTCTAAAAGAAATATCCAATAGAATTACGCCCAAACAGGAAAGAGAGCTTAAAAAAGGGAACCAAATAAAGATAGTCTTTCAAGTTACAGACGGTGCATCTAATTTTCCAGGATCAGCAAAGAAAGCTGTAGGGGAATTGTTGTCTAAGAATGTGGAAGCATATGGATTTCAAATAGGAAAAGATAATCAAGTAAATAAAAAGATATTTAATTTTGTATGGAATGAAGGATATAAAGAACCACATGGAGTAATAATTGGTGAAGAAGTAGAAAAGTTACCAAGAGAACTGCTGAAAACTGTAGGAAAAAATATGAAATCTATTTTTAATAATTAG